In Dysgonomonadaceae bacterium zrk40, one genomic interval encodes:
- a CDS encoding methylglyoxal synthase: MRRKLTIALVAHDHRKADMVEWVIFNSDFLAEHHLVCTGTTGSLVRDALKNEGVHPDFTIMNSGPMGGDAEIAAMVVRKEIDLAVFLIDDLNAQPHEADIMMLLRQCRVHNVPIACNRYSADLMITSNLWDDEEYKPSPPRYEKFDREKMGF; the protein is encoded by the coding sequence ATGAGACGAAAACTAACGATAGCGCTTGTGGCGCATGATCACCGGAAAGCCGATATGGTGGAATGGGTGATCTTTAATTCCGACTTCCTGGCAGAGCACCATCTGGTCTGTACCGGCACTACCGGCAGTCTGGTAAGGGATGCCCTGAAAAACGAAGGAGTCCATCCTGACTTTACAATTATGAACTCCGGCCCCATGGGGGGAGATGCAGAGATTGCCGCCATGGTGGTACGCAAGGAGATCGACCTGGCAGTGTTCCTGATCGACGACCTCAATGCCCAACCGCACGAGGCGGACATCATGATGTTGCTCCGGCAGTGCCGTGTGCACAACGTGCCCATCGCCTGTAACCGGTACAGTGCTGACCTGATGATCACCAGCAACCTCTGGGATGATGAGGAGTACAAACCCTCCCCCCCGCGCTACGAGAAATTTGACAGGGAGAAAATGGGTTTCTGA
- a CDS encoding S46 family peptidase — protein MKKLFLSLTILFVAFTARADEGMWLLKELNRENIARMQELGFTFPADQLYSEQNPSLKDAVVIFGGGCTGVVVSEEGLVFTNHHCGYGAIQQLSAVEHDYLRDGFAAASKSDELYADGLTVSFLRSMEDVTDRIAPHVPLVMSEIQRELAIDSISNELISEYESDPFTRARVIPFFSRNKYYVVLYDLFRDVRMVVAPPSSVGKFGGDTDNWMWPRHTGDFSVFRVYAGKDNQPANYSADNVPYQPKYVVPVSLAGATEGDYAMTVGYPGSTQRYLSSWGIRQRMESENKPRIEVRGAKQAIWWDAMTQNDTIRIKYASKHAGSSNYWKNSMGMNEALTRLGVLPEKEDLESKLAEWIKNNPEQGKKYEGTLATLKEAYSTSDELARNTTYFLETFNNGIELIRFASTILRFDSDGTEEEKQAFINDRLVESYKNYDPALDKKVLPVVMKLYAERVPAEYHPDIYQKIDSLFGGDYTKYADWLFANSQFTSMEKLLKLLKSADTEVLTKDPAMELALSTTDMGYELSGKMMPFYEQMLRGEREFMAALMEMDNDRTFYPDANFTQRMSYGTVKGYWPRDAVWYDYYTTSQGILDKQKPGDPEFNVQENILDVIRSGDFGPYVDNEGGLRVNFLSTNDITGGNSGSPVLNGNAELIGLAFDGNWESLSGDILFEPEMQRTISVDIRYVLFVIDKVMGAPHIVEELVVAE, from the coding sequence ATGAAAAAACTTTTCTTATCGCTCACAATTTTATTTGTGGCATTCACTGCGAGAGCAGATGAAGGAATGTGGCTCCTGAAGGAGCTTAACCGTGAGAATATCGCTCGCATGCAGGAGCTGGGATTCACTTTTCCTGCTGACCAGCTTTACAGTGAACAGAACCCATCGCTCAAAGATGCCGTCGTAATCTTCGGCGGAGGATGTACGGGCGTGGTAGTATCGGAAGAAGGACTTGTCTTCACCAACCACCATTGCGGCTATGGAGCCATACAGCAGCTGAGTGCTGTGGAGCATGACTACCTGCGTGACGGCTTTGCGGCTGCCAGCAAGAGCGATGAACTCTATGCCGACGGTCTTACAGTCTCCTTTCTCCGTTCGATGGAGGATGTAACAGACCGCATTGCACCCCATGTGCCGCTGGTAATGAGCGAGATTCAGCGTGAGCTGGCCATTGACTCCATTTCAAACGAATTGATCAGTGAGTATGAAAGTGATCCTTTTACCCGTGCACGGGTGATACCCTTCTTTTCTCGCAACAAATATTATGTTGTGCTCTACGATCTGTTCCGTGACGTGCGCATGGTTGTAGCTCCTCCCTCCTCTGTAGGTAAGTTCGGCGGGGATACCGACAACTGGATGTGGCCACGCCACACAGGCGATTTCTCGGTGTTCCGTGTTTATGCCGGCAAGGACAACCAACCGGCCAATTACAGTGCCGATAATGTACCCTATCAGCCCAAATATGTGGTACCGGTATCGCTGGCAGGGGCGACGGAAGGTGATTACGCAATGACTGTGGGATACCCTGGAAGCACTCAACGCTATCTCTCCTCATGGGGCATTCGCCAGCGCATGGAGTCGGAGAACAAACCACGCATTGAGGTGCGGGGTGCCAAGCAGGCTATCTGGTGGGATGCGATGACGCAGAACGATACCATCCGCATCAAGTATGCCAGCAAGCATGCCGGCAGCTCTAACTACTGGAAGAACTCGATGGGGATGAACGAGGCACTGACCCGCCTTGGGGTGCTGCCAGAGAAGGAAGATCTGGAGTCAAAGCTGGCTGAGTGGATCAAGAACAACCCGGAACAGGGAAAGAAATATGAAGGTACGCTGGCTACCCTCAAGGAAGCCTACAGCACTTCCGATGAGTTGGCGCGCAATACCACCTACTTCCTGGAGACCTTCAACAATGGCATCGAGCTGATTCGCTTTGCCAGCACCATCCTCCGTTTCGACAGCGATGGTACAGAAGAGGAGAAGCAGGCTTTCATCAACGACCGCCTGGTTGAATCGTACAAGAACTACGATCCGGCACTCGACAAAAAGGTGTTGCCGGTAGTGATGAAGCTATATGCCGAGAGGGTTCCCGCGGAGTATCACCCCGATATCTACCAGAAGATTGACTCTCTTTTCGGGGGAGACTACACAAAATATGCCGACTGGCTCTTTGCCAATTCGCAGTTCACCTCAATGGAGAAATTGCTGAAACTGCTGAAAAGCGCCGATACAGAGGTGCTGACCAAGGATCCTGCCATGGAGCTTGCATTGTCGACCACCGACATGGGGTACGAGCTCTCCGGGAAGATGATGCCCTTCTATGAGCAGATGTTGCGTGGCGAACGCGAGTTCATGGCTGCCCTGATGGAGATGGACAACGATCGCACCTTCTATCCCGATGCCAACTTCACACAGCGGATGAGCTATGGCACGGTGAAGGGTTACTGGCCACGTGATGCGGTGTGGTATGACTATTACACCACCTCTCAGGGTATCCTCGACAAACAGAAGCCGGGTGATCCCGAGTTCAACGTGCAGGAGAATATCCTTGATGTGATCCGCTCCGGTGACTTCGGTCCCTACGTGGATAACGAGGGGGGACTGCGTGTGAACTTCCTCTCAACCAACGATATCACCGGAGGTAACTCCGGAAGCCCCGTGTTGAACGGCAACGCCGAGCTGATCGGGCTTGCCTTTGATGGCAACTGGGAGTCGCTGAGCGGTGACATCCTCTTTGAGCCGGAAATGCAGCGCACCATCAGTGTGGACATCCGCTACGTACTTTTTGTCATTGACAAGGTGATGGGTGCGCCCCATATTGTGGAAGAGCTGGTTGTGGCCGAATAA
- a CDS encoding polysaccharide biosynthesis protein, with translation MAGGMRSLAKETFFYGMGSVLPRLLSWFLSLYWAFALPRVDDIGVLTNFYAWVALLQVILTYGMETGFFRFANKESDPTKVFSTAFTSILSSTILFFTVALLFLNPVAFALGGSEMKPHYLLLMVLILCFDVVGAIPFANLRFKKRPIRFAAIKLVNVGLTILINLFFFLACPLLQERFPDAFAWFDLSRGVDYILIANLTASVVQLLMVAPELRVRFTFDKALLKRMLRYSFPILILGIAGILNQTVDKILFPWFYPDKANAFRELGIYGQNFKIAIIMVMFTQAFRYAFEPFIFARNREAADDRQSFSDATRYFILFGLLIFLLTTGYIDVIKFLIPTAYHEGLKVVPIVLMGELFFGVYFNLSLWYKLTDQTRWGAYMSVFGFIITLLINILFIPRFGYMACAWASFIANLAMMAISYGLGQKHYPIPYNLRSASTFFLLTLILYAGIRISYLQIESLPLRLAVSTLLVAIYLIVMIKRELPLRQWPFIGKYFK, from the coding sequence ATGGCAGGGGGAATGAGATCGTTGGCAAAGGAGACCTTCTTTTACGGAATGGGCAGCGTGCTGCCCAGACTCCTGAGCTGGTTCCTCTCCCTCTACTGGGCCTTTGCCCTGCCGCGGGTGGACGACATAGGCGTACTGACCAACTTTTATGCCTGGGTGGCACTGCTGCAGGTGATCCTCACCTATGGGATGGAAACAGGCTTCTTCCGTTTTGCCAACAAGGAGTCAGATCCTACAAAAGTCTTTTCCACCGCCTTTACCAGCATCCTCTCCAGTACGATTCTCTTCTTTACGGTGGCCCTTCTCTTCCTCAACCCGGTGGCATTTGCGCTGGGCGGCAGTGAGATGAAGCCGCACTACCTGCTGCTGATGGTACTGATCCTCTGTTTCGACGTGGTGGGAGCCATCCCCTTCGCCAACCTGCGTTTCAAAAAGAGACCCATCCGCTTTGCAGCCATCAAGCTGGTCAACGTGGGGCTGACCATCCTGATCAACCTCTTCTTCTTCCTGGCTTGTCCTCTCTTGCAGGAGCGGTTCCCCGATGCTTTTGCCTGGTTCGATCTGAGCAGGGGCGTCGATTACATCCTGATCGCAAACCTTACCGCCTCGGTGGTGCAGCTGCTGATGGTCGCACCGGAACTGAGGGTTCGCTTCACCTTCGACAAGGCGCTGCTGAAGAGGATGCTGCGCTACTCCTTCCCGATACTGATCCTGGGGATTGCAGGTATTCTCAACCAGACGGTGGACAAGATTCTCTTCCCCTGGTTCTATCCCGACAAGGCGAACGCTTTCCGGGAACTGGGCATCTACGGGCAGAACTTCAAGATCGCCATCATCATGGTGATGTTCACCCAAGCGTTCCGCTACGCCTTCGAACCCTTTATCTTTGCACGCAACAGGGAGGCTGCCGACGACCGGCAGTCGTTCAGCGACGCCACCCGCTATTTCATTCTCTTCGGGCTACTCATCTTCCTGCTGACCACCGGTTACATTGATGTCATCAAGTTCCTGATACCAACAGCTTATCACGAGGGGCTGAAGGTGGTGCCGATCGTGCTGATGGGTGAGCTCTTCTTTGGTGTCTACTTCAACCTGTCGCTCTGGTATAAACTTACCGATCAGACCCGCTGGGGAGCTTATATGTCTGTCTTCGGTTTCATCATCACCTTGCTGATCAACATTCTGTTCATCCCCCGCTTTGGATACATGGCCTGCGCCTGGGCATCGTTTATCGCCAACCTGGCGATGATGGCAATCTCCTACGGGTTGGGACAGAAACATTACCCCATCCCTTACAATCTCCGATCTGCATCAACCTTCTTTCTGCTCACACTCATTCTCTATGCAGGCATCAGGATAAGCTATCTACAGATTGAGAGCCTCCCGTTACGACTGGCTGTCAGCACCTTGCTGGTGGCAATATATCTTATTGTGATGATAAAGAGGGAACTGCCGCTGAGACAATGGCCATTTATCGGGAAATATTTCAAGTAA
- a CDS encoding glycine--tRNA ligase: MAQQEEVFKKLVSHCKEYGYVFQSSEIYDGLGAVYDYGQMGVELKNNIKKYWWDSMVLLHENVVGIDSAIFMHPTIWKASGHVDAFNDPLIDNKESKKRYRADVLIEDHLAKYDDKIEKEVQKAAKRFGDSFDEQMFRDTNPRVLENRQKRDEIHARFAKALNDNNLEELRQIIIDCEIACPISGTRNWTEVRQFNLMFSTEMGSTADGAMKVFLRPETAQGIFVNFLNVQKTGRMKIPFGIAQIGKAFRNEIVARQFIFRMREFEQMEMQFFVAPGEELKWFEHWKAFRMKWHQSLGFGADKYRFHDHDKLAHYANAATDIEFEMPFGFKEVEGIHSRTDFDLSQHEKYSGKKLQYFDPEQNKSYVPYVVETSIGVDRMFLSVMAASYCEETLEGGETRVLLNLPPALAPVKLAILPLVKKDGLPEKAREIMDELKFSFACQYDEKDSIGKRYRRQDAIGTPFCATIDHQTLEDNTVTIRYRDTMAQERVTIDSLQRVIAEKTDLKNLLKKIS, encoded by the coding sequence ATGGCACAACAGGAAGAGGTATTTAAGAAACTGGTATCACACTGCAAGGAATATGGATACGTGTTTCAGTCGAGCGAGATCTATGACGGGCTGGGCGCTGTGTATGACTACGGTCAGATGGGCGTGGAGCTCAAGAACAACATCAAGAAATACTGGTGGGACAGCATGGTGCTGCTGCACGAAAACGTGGTGGGCATCGACTCCGCCATCTTCATGCACCCCACCATCTGGAAGGCATCGGGACACGTGGATGCATTCAACGACCCGTTGATCGACAACAAGGAGAGCAAGAAAAGGTATCGCGCCGATGTGCTGATTGAGGATCACCTGGCGAAGTACGACGACAAGATAGAGAAAGAGGTGCAGAAGGCGGCCAAGCGCTTCGGCGATAGTTTCGACGAGCAGATGTTCCGCGACACCAATCCCCGTGTACTGGAAAACCGCCAGAAGAGGGATGAGATCCATGCCCGCTTCGCCAAAGCACTCAACGACAACAACCTGGAAGAGCTGCGGCAGATCATCATCGACTGCGAGATCGCCTGCCCCATCAGCGGCACCCGCAACTGGACGGAGGTGCGTCAGTTCAACCTGATGTTCTCCACCGAGATGGGCTCAACTGCCGACGGTGCCATGAAGGTGTTCCTCCGTCCCGAGACGGCACAGGGCATCTTCGTCAACTTCCTAAACGTCCAGAAAACAGGCCGCATGAAGATACCCTTCGGCATCGCCCAGATCGGCAAGGCGTTCCGCAACGAGATCGTAGCCCGTCAGTTCATCTTCCGCATGCGGGAGTTCGAGCAGATGGAGATGCAGTTCTTCGTGGCACCCGGTGAGGAGCTGAAGTGGTTCGAACACTGGAAGGCGTTCCGCATGAAGTGGCACCAGTCGCTCGGCTTTGGTGCCGACAAGTACCGCTTCCACGACCACGACAAGCTGGCGCACTATGCCAACGCGGCTACCGACATCGAGTTCGAGATGCCCTTCGGCTTCAAGGAGGTGGAAGGAATCCACTCCCGCACCGACTTCGACCTGAGCCAGCATGAGAAGTACTCCGGTAAGAAGCTGCAATACTTCGATCCGGAACAGAACAAATCTTACGTACCCTACGTGGTGGAGACCTCCATCGGCGTAGACCGCATGTTCCTCTCGGTGATGGCTGCCTCCTACTGCGAGGAAACGCTCGAGGGGGGTGAGACCCGCGTGTTGCTCAACCTGCCGCCCGCCCTGGCACCGGTGAAGCTGGCCATCCTGCCGCTGGTGAAGAAAGACGGTCTGCCGGAGAAAGCACGTGAGATCATGGATGAGCTCAAGTTCAGCTTCGCCTGCCAGTACGACGAGAAAGACAGCATCGGCAAGCGCTACCGCCGCCAGGATGCCATCGGCACCCCTTTCTGTGCCACCATCGACCACCAGACGCTGGAGGACAACACCGTCACCATCCGCTATCGCGACACCATGGCGCAAGAGAGAGTGACAATCGATTCGCTGCAACGGGTGATCGCCGAAAAGACCGATTTGAAAAATCTCCTGAAAAAAATCTCCTGA
- a CDS encoding FKBP-type peptidyl-prolyl cis-trans isomerase, whose amino-acid sequence MKKNYLQSIILLTGLLFLAVSCDKTETFDDKWQLDNEAQFARVSANTEFTKLNSQSGKGFIMYKELEQGDGTTPYFTDQVKVLYTGWYKNNWSQPDSYNDDKGNLILNKIIFDSTANRNDIPSTFSVNGVVDGFSTALQHMQVGDKWEIWIPWKLGYGEAGNNSIPGYTTLVFEIELVDIVE is encoded by the coding sequence ATGAAGAAAAATTATCTACAATCCATCATATTGCTTACCGGGCTACTTTTCCTTGCCGTCTCCTGCGACAAGACCGAGACCTTCGACGACAAGTGGCAGCTCGACAACGAGGCACAGTTCGCCAGGGTGTCCGCCAACACGGAGTTTACAAAATTGAACTCTCAATCGGGTAAAGGGTTCATCATGTACAAAGAGCTGGAACAGGGGGATGGTACAACCCCTTACTTCACCGATCAGGTGAAGGTGCTTTATACCGGCTGGTACAAGAACAACTGGTCGCAGCCCGACAGCTATAACGATGACAAGGGAAACCTTATTCTGAACAAGATCATTTTTGATTCTACCGCCAACCGGAATGACATTCCCAGCACCTTCTCGGTGAACGGCGTGGTAGATGGCTTCTCCACAGCGTTGCAACACATGCAGGTAGGCGACAAGTGGGAGATCTGGATCCCCTGGAAGCTGGGATATGGAGAGGCGGGGAACAACTCTATTCCGGGTTACACCACGCTGGTCTTTGAAATCGAACTGGTCGATATCGTAGAGTAA
- the dacB gene encoding D-alanyl-D-alanine carboxypeptidase/D-alanyl-D-alanine-endopeptidase codes for MKRHLYLVVLLFAASFSFAQPALEQFVNHPALRHASVGVSVTDMVTGRSILSYNNERSLTPASVLKVITTATALEMLGEHYRYKTEVALDANDPTRILVIGAGDPTLGSEAFGDHPETFFTVAADALRRALPSGREYSIYVVDDLFGYNGISPEWTWIDMGNYYAAGAYGISIFDNSYKLFFDTTDRSSCPKILRTEPEMEQLTFQNELTLNTTGRDNGYIYGAPFSNERILRGNIPAGRKAFSIKGDIPDPGLLLGETLATYLKAAGIQVKKVETARGDYLSGVCGFGHGVNYRVGKVLLTQVSPPLKDIIREVNVESNNHFAEHLIRTLGIKSNMTQEGDVLEAGSAATLDFWKSRGIVVSSLQMHDGSGLAPQNAVSPQLLTDLLVYMHTRSNYAPLFFNSLPKAGLEGTLASFLRNTRLSGRIAAKSGSIGGVQCYAGYLIDGNKKYAFTVMVNKFNGTRPQVRSAIEHLLLGL; via the coding sequence ATGAAAAGACATCTCTATTTAGTTGTTTTACTCTTTGCGGCCAGCTTCAGCTTTGCACAACCTGCACTTGAACAGTTTGTCAATCACCCTGCGCTGAGACATGCCTCCGTGGGGGTATCGGTGACCGACATGGTAACAGGCAGGAGCATTCTGTCGTACAACAACGAACGATCGCTCACACCGGCATCGGTGCTGAAGGTGATCACCACTGCCACGGCACTGGAGATGTTGGGAGAGCATTACCGCTATAAGACGGAGGTGGCACTCGACGCCAATGATCCCACCCGCATCCTGGTGATTGGGGCAGGCGATCCCACCCTGGGTAGCGAGGCTTTTGGCGATCATCCCGAGACATTCTTTACCGTGGCGGCAGATGCCCTCAGAAGAGCGCTCCCCTCCGGCAGGGAATACAGCATCTACGTGGTGGATGATCTCTTCGGCTACAACGGCATCTCGCCCGAGTGGACCTGGATCGACATGGGAAATTACTATGCCGCGGGTGCCTACGGCATCAGCATCTTCGACAACAGCTACAAGCTTTTCTTTGATACCACCGATCGGAGCAGTTGTCCCAAAATCCTGCGCACCGAACCGGAGATGGAACAACTCACTTTCCAGAACGAACTGACGCTGAACACCACCGGTCGCGACAACGGCTATATCTATGGTGCCCCCTTCTCGAACGAGCGGATTTTACGGGGAAACATCCCGGCTGGTAGGAAGGCGTTCAGCATCAAGGGGGATATTCCCGATCCGGGCTTGTTGCTGGGTGAGACGTTGGCCACATATCTGAAAGCGGCAGGCATACAAGTTAAAAAGGTGGAGACAGCACGCGGGGATTATCTCTCAGGGGTGTGCGGATTCGGCCATGGTGTCAACTACCGGGTGGGAAAAGTGCTTTTAACACAGGTGTCACCTCCACTGAAGGATATCATCCGCGAGGTGAACGTGGAGAGCAACAACCACTTCGCGGAGCATCTGATTCGGACCCTCGGCATAAAAAGCAACATGACACAGGAGGGGGATGTTCTGGAAGCAGGAAGTGCAGCAACATTGGATTTCTGGAAAAGCAGGGGTATTGTGGTTTCTTCCCTACAGATGCATGACGGCAGTGGCCTGGCACCGCAGAACGCGGTGAGCCCGCAGCTGCTGACCGATCTGCTGGTATATATGCATACTCGGAGTAATTACGCACCCCTCTTCTTCAATTCATTGCCGAAAGCGGGGCTGGAGGGGACGCTAGCATCCTTTCTGAGGAACACAAGGCTGAGTGGCAGGATTGCCGCCAAAAGCGGCAGCATTGGCGGCGTACAGTGTTATGCGGGTTATTTGATTGACGGCAACAAAAAATATGCCTTCACCGTGATGGTGAATAAATTCAATGGCACCCGCCCACAAGTGAGGAGTGCCATTGAACATTTGTTGTTGGGATTGTAG
- a CDS encoding PorT family protein: MRLTAVIAMLAIVTAVSAQVSLGIKGGVNMSNLVYDDEVDDKNPKIGFNIGLAADVDFAPNMALQTGLFLSTKGFKSVNDAMDTEYTENLMYLQLPLHLAYKVDVTPGSRIVFHAGPYAAYGVGGSREAKVGSLSGEWDVDKIFGDANGQYKPFDAGLGLGVGAEMGAFLIDLGWDMGMVNISNRDNGNTKNQNAYLSVGYKF, translated from the coding sequence ATGAGATTAACAGCAGTCATTGCCATGCTTGCCATCGTAACTGCCGTCAGTGCACAGGTGAGCTTGGGTATCAAGGGAGGTGTGAACATGTCAAACCTGGTATATGACGATGAGGTGGATGACAAGAACCCGAAGATTGGATTCAATATCGGACTGGCCGCTGATGTGGACTTTGCACCCAATATGGCCCTCCAGACCGGGTTGTTCTTAAGCACGAAGGGATTTAAGTCTGTCAACGATGCCATGGATACTGAGTACACCGAAAACCTCATGTACCTGCAGCTGCCGCTGCACCTTGCTTACAAGGTGGATGTTACTCCAGGCTCACGCATCGTATTTCACGCCGGTCCCTATGCAGCCTATGGCGTAGGCGGAAGCAGGGAAGCCAAAGTGGGTAGCCTGAGCGGAGAATGGGATGTGGACAAGATCTTCGGTGATGCCAACGGACAGTACAAACCCTTCGATGCCGGACTCGGTCTTGGTGTGGGTGCCGAGATGGGTGCCTTCCTGATCGACCTTGGATGGGATATGGGAATGGTGAATATATCCAACCGTGACAACGGGAACACCAAAAACCAGAACGCATATCTTTCGGTGGGCTACAAGTTTTAA
- a CDS encoding insulinase family protein, translating to MIHTDTLSNGLRIIHREAPSEISHCGIVVNTGSRDEYPGEAGMAHFVEHMLFKGTHRRRAHQIAARMESVGGELNAYTSKEETFYYATFLGAYFPRAVELLADMLFHSECSPAMIEREREVILDEINSYRDDPAELIWDDFENMLFAGHDLGHYILGEPETLNRFTHEQILGFMERQYQPSQMVFFSSGRTPFHKVMRQLERHFSVAPSRVDAKVRRAPVEFPRAVKQQMEKNTAQSHVMIGLPAFSMHHPQRHALLLLNNILGGGSLNSRLNASLREKHGLVYHVESNVTLYSDTGLFVAYFAGDPQQRERCIRLVRKEVNRLLEKELTPLQLNLAKRQWKGQLGIAAEQNENYTLAMAKRYLHTGRYLSLNDMFDRIDAITAEELHVTARELFVAEPVELTYL from the coding sequence ATGATTCATACAGATACCTTATCAAACGGATTGCGTATCATCCATCGCGAGGCGCCATCCGAAATATCCCATTGTGGCATTGTTGTAAATACAGGCTCACGCGATGAGTACCCCGGGGAAGCCGGCATGGCCCATTTCGTGGAACATATGCTCTTCAAGGGGACCCACAGGAGGCGGGCACATCAGATAGCCGCACGAATGGAAAGTGTGGGGGGAGAGCTGAATGCCTACACCTCGAAGGAGGAGACCTTCTATTATGCCACTTTCCTGGGTGCCTATTTTCCCAGGGCCGTGGAGCTGCTGGCCGACATGTTGTTTCATTCTGAATGTTCCCCCGCAATGATAGAGCGGGAGCGGGAGGTGATCCTCGACGAGATCAACTCCTACCGGGATGACCCTGCGGAATTGATCTGGGATGATTTCGAAAACATGTTGTTTGCAGGTCATGACCTGGGGCATTACATCCTGGGGGAGCCGGAGACCCTCAACCGTTTTACGCATGAACAGATCCTTGGTTTTATGGAGCGACAGTATCAGCCATCACAGATGGTTTTCTTTTCCAGTGGAAGAACACCCTTTCACAAGGTGATGCGTCAGCTGGAGCGGCATTTTTCTGTAGCCCCGTCCCGGGTTGATGCGAAGGTGCGGAGAGCACCCGTAGAGTTCCCCCGGGCGGTGAAACAGCAAATGGAGAAGAACACTGCACAGAGCCATGTGATGATCGGGTTGCCGGCTTTTTCGATGCATCACCCCCAACGACATGCCCTGCTACTGCTGAACAACATCCTGGGCGGCGGCAGCCTCAACAGCCGCCTCAATGCCTCTCTCCGGGAGAAACACGGACTGGTGTATCATGTGGAGTCGAACGTGACCCTGTACAGCGACACCGGTCTGTTTGTCGCCTATTTTGCCGGCGACCCACAACAGCGTGAACGCTGCATCCGTCTGGTCAGGAAGGAGGTCAATCGTCTTCTGGAAAAGGAATTGACACCCTTGCAACTCAATCTGGCCAAACGACAGTGGAAAGGACAGCTGGGTATCGCCGCAGAACAGAATGAGAACTATACCCTGGCCATGGCGAAACGTTACCTGCACACCGGCCGCTATCTCTCCCTAAACGATATGTTTGATCGTATCGATGCCATCACGGCAGAGGAGTTGCATGTCACAGCACGGGAACTCTTTGTTGCCGAGCCTGTTGAGCTTACTTACCTATAG
- a CDS encoding DNA alkylation repair protein → MEATEIKKALLALGSPERAKHSSYFFKTGKGAYGEGDRFIGCTVPETRKVASLYRATPLHELEKLLADPLHECRLCALVILADQFRKADEATRGEMVDFYLSHTERVNNWDLVDLSCYHIVGEWLKDKEDRSLLYRLAESELLWDQRIAMVSTLAFIRHNDFGDTLRLSELFLTHRHDLMHKATGWMLREVGKRDEQSLTDFLDRFHRVMPRTMLRYAIERLTAEQKACYMQRPK, encoded by the coding sequence ATGGAGGCCACAGAGATTAAAAAAGCATTGCTCGCCTTGGGCAGTCCCGAAAGAGCAAAACACTCCTCCTATTTCTTCAAGACCGGAAAAGGAGCCTATGGTGAAGGAGACCGCTTCATTGGATGTACGGTACCCGAAACCAGGAAGGTGGCATCCCTCTATCGGGCTACTCCCCTGCACGAATTGGAGAAGTTGCTGGCTGATCCGCTGCATGAATGTCGTCTCTGTGCGCTGGTGATCCTTGCCGATCAGTTTCGGAAAGCGGATGAAGCGACCCGCGGGGAGATGGTGGATTTTTATCTTTCGCACACAGAGAGGGTCAACAATTGGGATCTGGTGGATCTCTCTTGTTACCATATCGTTGGGGAGTGGTTGAAGGATAAAGAAGATCGTTCACTACTTTACCGGTTGGCAGAGAGTGAACTGCTCTGGGACCAGCGGATAGCGATGGTTTCCACCCTTGCCTTTATCCGTCACAACGACTTTGGCGATACCCTTCGTCTTTCGGAGCTATTCCTGACACACCGACATGACCTGATGCACAAGGCCACAGGCTGGATGCTGCGGGAGGTGGGCAAACGCGATGAGCAGTCGCTGACCGATTTTCTGGATCGCTTTCACCGGGTGATGCCCCGTACCATGCTGCGCTATGCCATTGAACGGTTGACAGCGGAACAGAAAGCTTGTTACATGCAGCGTCCCAAATAA